In a single window of the Nicotiana tomentosiformis chromosome 8, ASM39032v3, whole genome shotgun sequence genome:
- the LOC138897008 gene encoding uncharacterized protein has translation MVGILVDRDLRELVVDVKRVNDRLMAIKLVVGGLTLSMVSAYALQAGLGEEVKRQFWEDLDEVVREERGPFGDYLLCRKRDSGLCTDYKVIPSEWLSTQHKLLVMDLEIKREKEKRVVFGQPKIKWEALPEDKAQELGEKFLDMEAWRSCGDASSMWSSTANCIREAVRTVLGVTRGFTMGHKGDWW, from the exons ATGGTAGGTATCTTAGTAGACAGAGATCTTAGGGAGCTGGTGGTTGATGTTAAGAGGGTGAACGATAGATTGATGGCTATTAAGCTAGTAGTTGGTGGGCTTACTTTAAGCATGGTTAGTGCATACGCACTGCAAGCGGGCTTGGGAGAGGAGGTCAAGAGGCAATTCTGGGAGGATTTAGATGAGGTAGTGCGTG AAGAGAGAGGACCATTTGGTGACTACTTACTCTGCAGAAAGAGGGATAGCGGCTTATGCACTGATTACAAAGTTATTCCGAGTGAGTGGCTTTCGACCCAACATAAGCTCTTGGTTATGGACTTGGAGATTAAGAGGGAGAAGGAGAAGAGAGTGGTGTTTGGTCAACCTAAGATCAAGTGGGAAGCCTTGCCCGAGGACAAAGCTCAGGAATTGGGGGAGAAGTTCTTAGATATGGAGGCTTGGCGGAGTTGTGGGGATGCGAGTAGTATGTGGTCCTCGACAGCGAACTGTATTAGGGAAGCTGTTAGAACAGTTTTAGGGGTCACAAGGGGTTTTACCATGGGTCACAAAGGTGACTGGTGGTAG